Proteins co-encoded in one Aspergillus fumigatus Af293 chromosome 6, whole genome shotgun sequence genomic window:
- a CDS encoding acyltransferase family protein, with protein sequence MPILPTSIEGFSPHVDSNPGRAIEGGQWKPQSAPRTHARHGMSFLSWMAPFLPAWLTKRTNSDTNPNTNSNEKQRQRTRPTAYLDGLRGFAALVVYWGHHELWAHEGAGVGKAFELAYGYDNKYYFACLPGVRTIFAGGHFAVSVFFVLSGYVLSMKPLGCIQDGDYAELGKNLSSAVFRRWFRLYIPVICTTFGYLTFLHLFKIRTIPELQGSYRSELWSWYAEFKNFSFVLRTGGEPWFTYNFHVWSIPVEYRGSLVVYTAALAFARFRRNARLIGEVALVGYLLYIADGAHFAMFVAGMLLRDLDLLAMRNDLPGFFRRLEPFKSVMMTGLFYASLYLGGVPSHTDDLQQLRDSTGWYLLSFLKPQAVFDYKWFYLFWAAVFLVSCASHLQWLKAFFAAPVNQYLGRISFAFYLVHGPVLWTLGDRLYAAVGLVRDTHAHDCPWWINRLPLPTLGPFGLELNFLIPQLILLPLTLWLAEVTTRLVDEPAVRFSQRMYQEALADKT encoded by the coding sequence ATGCCCATCCTACCCACCTCAATCGAGGGCTTCTCGCCTCACGTAGACTCGAATCCCGGACGAGCCATCGAGGGTGGACAGTGGAAACCACAGTCAGCGCCGAGGACACACGCTCGACATGGCATGTCGTTTTTGTCTTGGATGGCTCCTTTCCTGCCCGCTTGGCTCACCAAGCGGACAAATAGCGATACAAACCCAAACACAAACTCAAATGAAAAGCAGCGACAGCGTACCCGGCCGACGGCATACCTCGATGGATTGCGAGGGTTTGCCGCTCTCGTGGTCTACTGGGGACATCATGAACTCTGGGCCCACGAGGGCGCAGGCGTTGGAAAGGCCTTCGAGCTAGCCTACGGTTACGACAACAAGTACTATTTCGCATGCCTTCCGGGGGTTCGAACCATCTTCGCCGGGGGTCATTTTGCCGTCAGCGTCTTCTTCGTGCTGTCCGGGTACGTGCTCTCGATGAAGCCACTGGGATGCATCCAGGATGGCGACTACGCGGAGCTAGGTAAAAACCTTTCCTCGGCGGTGTTTCGCCGATGGTTTCGTCTCTATATCCCGGTCATTTGCACAACATTTGGCTACCTGACCTTCTTGCATTTGTTTAAGATTCGCACGATCCCAGAGCTTCAGGGAAGCTACCGCTCGGAGCTCTGGAGCTGGTACGCTGAATTCAAGAATTTCAGCTTCGTTCTGCGAACAGGCGGGGAGCCGTGGTTCACGTACAACTTCCATGTTTGGTCGATACCCGTCGAGTATCGCGGCTCTCTGGTGGTTTACACCGCTGCGCTCGCTTTTGCAAGGTTTCGCCGCAACGCCCGGCTGATCGGCGAGGTCGCGCTGGTCGGATACCTTTTGTACATTGCGGATGGGGCGCACTTTGCCATGTTTGTTGCTGGCATGCTCCTCCGagatctcgatctcctcgccaTGCGCAACGACTTGCCCGGCTTTTTCCGCCGCCTGGAGCCCTTCAAGTCCGTGATGATGACTGGACTCTTCTACGCGAGCCTCTACCTCGGCGGGGTCCCATCGCATACGGATGATTTGCAACAACTCCGGGACTCGACGGGGTGGTATCTCTTATCATTCCTCAAGCCACAGGCCGTGTTCGACTACAAGTGGTTCTACCTGTTCTGGGCCGCGGTCTTCCTGGTCTCGTGCGCATCGCACCTGCAGTGGCTCAAGGCGTTTTTTGCCGCCCCGGTCAACCAGTACCTGGGCCGCATTTCATTCGCCTTCTATCTAGTCCACGGGCCGGTTCTGTGGACTCTGGGAGACCGGCTCTACGCTGCCGTGGGACTCGTGCGCGACACACATGCCCACGATTGTCCCTGGTGGATCAATCGGTTGCCCCTGCCGACCCTGGGTCCTTTCGGCCTTGAGCTCAACTTTCTCATCCCGCAGCTGATTCTGTTGCCCTTGACCCTCTGGCTTGCAGAGGTCACGACGAGACTCGTTGACGAGCCTGCTGTACGGTTCTCCCAACGGATGTATCAAGAGGCGCTGGCCGACAAAACTTGA
- the och2 gene encoding glycosyltransferase family 32 protein, with protein sequence MVEKKFVPITLFPKKARRFTHSGLVAFFLFIYFCITKTSHHVGEPGSYSTPVKAKVGETFPRKIWQIWKVNPLEFDARDIEVARSWTAKNPGYRYEVLTDQNDLEYVEANFGPLGENRPDIVETYRSLTAPIIKADLLRYLVMYMEGGVYADIDVEALRPVERFVPSTHDERDINMVIGVEIDEPQFRDHPILGPKSQSFCQWTFMCKPRQPVMMRLVENILHWLNELSIQQGRPISELQLDFDDVITGTGPSAFTNAILSEMSRITGKTVTWQTFHDIPESKVVGGFLVLTVEAFAAGQGHSDSGTHNSRNALVKHHYHASGWPTRHPRFNHPIFGEVEKCNWNMDCVRKWDEETAAFAALPLEEQERQIATYQAIEEALRKMEPPPQPGFGGF encoded by the coding sequence ATGGTGGAGAAGAAATTCGTACCAATCACTCTCTTTCCAAAGAAGGCACGTCGATTCACACATAGCGGCCTGGTAGCATTCTTCCTGTTCATCTACTTCTGTATCACCAAGACATCCCACCACGTTGGCGAGCCTGGATCCTACTCGACCCCGGTGAAAGCCAAAGTTGGTGAAACATTTCCCCGGAAAATCTGGCAGATCTGGAAAGTGAACCCGTTGGAATTTGACGCACGGGACATCGAGGTTGCCCGCAGCTGGACTGCGAAAAACCCGGGCTATCGCTACGAAGTTCTGACCGACCAGAATGACCTCGAATATGTCGAAGCGAATTTCGGGCCCCTTGGGGAGAATCGACCCGATATCGTTGAAACGTATCGGTCGTTGACTGCGCCGATTATCAAGGCGGACTTGCTTCGGTACCTTGTGATGTACATGGAAGGAGGGGTCTATGCGGATATCGACGTGGAAGCCTTGAGGCCCGTGGAGCGATTTGTCCCAAGCACCCATGACGAAAGAGATATCAACATGGTCATAGGCGTCGAAATCGACGAGCCCCAGTTCCGCGACCATCCGATATTGGGTCCGAAATCGCAGTCCTTCTGCCAATGGACCTTCATGTGCAAGCCCCGACAGCCCGTGATGATGCGACTGGTCGAGAATATCCTCCACTGGCTCAACGAGCTCTCTATCCAGCAGGGAAGGCCAATCTCAGAGCTTCAGCTGGACTTTGACGATGTGATCACCGGCACCGGGCCGTCTGCCTTTACCAATGCCATCCTCTCGGAAATGAGCCGTATCACTGGCAAGACCGTGACATGGCAAACGTTCCATGATATCCCCGAGTCCAAAGTGGTCGGAGGGTTCCTGGTCCTGACGGTGGAAGCGTTCGCCGCGGGGCAAGGTCACTCCGACTCGGGAACCCATAACTCGCGCAACGCGTTGGTCAAGCATCATTACCATGCCTCCGGGTGGCCAACCCGTCACCCTCGATTCAATCACCCCATCTTTGGGGAAGTGGAGAAGTGCAATTGGAACATGGACTGTGTGCGAAAGTGGGACGAAGAAACCGCTGCTTTTGCCGCCCTACctctggaagagcaggagaGGCAGATTGCCACATATCAGGCAATCGAAGAAGCgttgaggaagatggagCCACCGCCGCAGCCCGGCTTTGGCGGGTTTTAA
- a CDS encoding FAD-binding oxidoreductase: MAAVLNYFLGTATAVLAVVWFLRRTKSPPQARPQLEVLPNSALVSKLARALPHIVLLHRDGDAFRTSINTYWAQQEREVVQACIVQPRDADELATAIDILKREYDERRTLPPKESDSLLFAVRGGGQSPVPGGAGAKGGVFIDLALFREVTISDDRESVTLGAGVRWAEASRILDEKGLGVVGGRSSDVGVAGYTLGGGISFFTPRFGLACSNVLAYEVVLASGKIVTATALSYPDLWRALKGGSNNFGIVTRFTVRCFPSTQIWSGFMYAPNSQSTKALMALHESAKHADSRICGAAVDTHAAAPIACFTYIQGHGPSGLHKATGRAQEMTGLLEKNSGFATLWRFWSTFKVQTITSAVIEMSGTCAPGQRWSFGTTTIKNDLPTMLAARAAHEEAITSLRQVKGLIWTIAMQPFLPSWAAKGDATVLGIPERTDDALLILSFSVYWRRGDDDKRVYASIRETIEKIDAFATANGTDHPFRYLNYCAQWQRPMEGYGEENLRFLTEVSRKYDPDGLFQKGCTGGFKLHPQT, translated from the exons ATGGCCGCTGTTTTGAATTATTTCCTGGGGACTGCGACGGCCGTATTGGCGGTTGTTTGGTTCCTACGAAGGACAAAGTCTCCACCCCAAGCGCGACCGCAGCTAGAAGTTCTACCGAATTCGGCTCTGGTAAGCAAGCTCGCAAGGGCGCTGCCACACATTGTGCTTTTGCATCGTGATGGAGACGCCTTTCGCACATCAATAAACACCTACTGGGCCCAACAGGAGCGCGAGGTCGTGCAAGCCTGCATCGTCCAGCCACgtgatgctgatgagttGGCCACGGCCATCGACATCCTGAAACGGGAATATGACGAGCGAAGGACGCTGCCACCGAAAGAATCTGATAGTCTTTTGTTTGCTGTCCGGGGCGGCGGCCAATCTCCTGTACCTGGCGGTGCAGGCGCCAAAGGAGGCGTGTTCATCGACCTCGCTCTGTTTCGGGAAGTGACCATCTCGGATGATAGAGAAAGTGTTACCCTGGGAGCAGGAGTTCGGTGGGCTGAAGCATCGCGGATCCTGGATGAGAAGGGTCTCGGCGTTGTAGGAGGCAGAAGCTCTGATGTCGGTGTGGCGGGGTATACATTAGGGG GCGGTATATCCTTCTTCACACCACGGTTCGGTCTGGCCTGCTCGAATGTCCTAGCCTACGAAGTCGTTCTCGCCTCAGGTAAGATTGTGACGGCCACGGCCTTGTCGTACCCCGACCTTTGGCGCGCCCTCAAAGGCGGCTCGAACAATTTCGGCATCGTCACCCGCTTTACCGTGCGCTGCTTCCCGTCCACGCAAATCTGGAGTGGGTTCATGTACGCCCCTAATTCGCAGTCCACCAAGGCGCTCATGGCCTTACATGAGAGTGCAAAACACGCCGATTCCAGAATATGCGGAGCGGCTGTCGATACGCACGCCGCGGCGCCGATCGCCTGTTTCACCTACATACAGGG TCACGGTCCATCTGGCCTACACAAAGCCACCGGAAGAGCCCAAGAAATGACCGGTTTACTGGAAAAAAATTCGGGGTTCGCAACTCTCTGGCGCTTCTGGAGCACCTTCAAAGTCCAGACAATAACGTCCGCTGTGATCGAGATGAGCGGCACCTGTGCACCGGGCCAAAGATGGTCCTTTGGTACTACAACCATCAAGAACGATTTGCCTACGATGTTGGCTGCACGTGCCGCCCATGAGGAGGCCATCACCTCCTTGCGGCAAGTCAAGGGGCTGATCTGGACGATTGCTATGCAACCGTTCCTGCCCTCGTGGGCAGCGAAAGGCGACGCGACTGTTCTCGGCATCCCTGAGCGAACAGATGATGCGCTCCTCATTCTCAGTTTCTCCGTGTATTGGCGGAGGGGGGATGATGACAAGCGTGTCTACGCTTCTATACGCGAAACCATTGAGAAGATCGACGCGTTCGCCACGGCCAATGGGACAGACCATCCGTTCCGCTACCTGAACTACTGTGCGCAGTGGCAGAGACCGATGGAAGGATACGGCGAGGAGAATCTACGCTTTCTGACGGAGGTCAGCAGAAAGTATGACCCAGACGGGCTGTTTCAGAAAGGCTGCACAGGGGGCTTCAAACTCCATCCTCAAACATGA